In Pogoniulus pusillus isolate bPogPus1 chromosome 1, bPogPus1.pri, whole genome shotgun sequence, one DNA window encodes the following:
- the LOC135188816 gene encoding protein disulfide-isomerase TMX3-like isoform X2: MLLYVTLPELPAVVVFKDGASFVSDECEDGDLSSWINRARFQGYLHVDGFTLHELGDRGKLVAIAVIDDKNSSVEHTRNRTECW; this comes from the exons ATGCTACTG TATGTGACCTTGCCTGAGTTGCCTGCTGTTGTGGTCTTCAAAGATGGAGCTTCCTTTGTTTCTGATG AGTGTGAAGATGGTGATTTGTCATCCTGGATAAACAGAGCAAGATTTCAAGGGTATCTTCATGTGGATGGCTTTACACTTCATGAACTTGGAGACagag GAAAACTTGTGGCTATTGCAGTCATTGATGATAAAAACTCTTCAGTGGAACATACCAGGAACAGAACTGAGTGTTGGTGA
- the LOC135188816 gene encoding uncharacterized protein LOC135188816 isoform X1, translating to MLLYVTLPELPAVVVFKDGASFVSDECEDGDLSSWINRARFQGYLHVDGFTLHELGDRESRSQPPATHPLLTPTPETQSSTWHRRSLVLQSQLQALEYFASASSMGLDTNSRVDLTCD from the exons ATGCTACTG TATGTGACCTTGCCTGAGTTGCCTGCTGTTGTGGTCTTCAAAGATGGAGCTTCCTTTGTTTCTGATG AGTGTGAAGATGGTGATTTGTCATCCTGGATAAACAGAGCAAGATTTCAAGGGTATCTTCATGTGGATGGCTTTACACTTCATGAACTTGGAGACagag aaagcaggagtcagccacctgccacccatcccctcctgaccccaaccccagaaacccaaagcagcacttggcacaggaGGTCTCTCGTGTTGCAGTCTCAACTTCAAGCCCTGGaatactttgcttcagccagcagcatggggttgGATACCAACAGCAGAGTCGACTTAACCTGTGACTAA